The following are from one region of the Mesorhizobium sp. B2-8-5 genome:
- a CDS encoding DUF4169 family protein codes for MGEVVNLRQARKQKARIEKERQAGENRALHGRSKTERERDRLASEKAGKFVAGHRREKPDDPGER; via the coding sequence ATGGGCGAGGTCGTCAATCTCCGCCAGGCCCGCAAGCAGAAAGCGCGCATCGAGAAAGAACGCCAGGCCGGCGAGAACCGGGCGCTGCACGGCCGCTCGAAGACGGAGCGCGAGCGTGACCGGCTGGCATCGGAAAAGGCCGGGAAATTCGTGGCCGGCCATCGCCGGGAAAAACCCGACGACCCCGGCGAGCGCTGA
- a CDS encoding SspB family protein: MADDHIRYDILAQEALRGVMRKVLAEVARTGLPGNHHFFITFLTGAPGVRISSRLRERYPEQMTIVIQFQYWDLKVTDAGFEVGLSFSDVPEKLEIPFSAVRGFYDPSVNFELEFDVKTESAEDEAAAPAPEPVAVVPEKKPESKKKAAEAEKKPAVAETGGKGADVVSLDAFRKK, translated from the coding sequence ATGGCCGACGACCACATCCGCTACGACATTCTGGCCCAGGAGGCTCTGCGCGGCGTCATGCGCAAGGTCCTGGCCGAAGTCGCGCGCACTGGCCTTCCGGGCAATCATCATTTCTTCATCACCTTCCTGACCGGCGCGCCGGGCGTGCGCATCTCGTCCAGGCTGCGCGAGCGCTATCCGGAGCAGATGACCATCGTCATCCAGTTCCAGTATTGGGACCTGAAGGTGACGGATGCCGGCTTCGAGGTCGGACTTTCCTTCTCCGACGTGCCGGAGAAGCTCGAAATCCCCTTCTCGGCCGTGCGCGGCTTCTACGATCCGTCGGTCAATTTCGAGCTCGAATTCGACGTCAAGACGGAGAGCGCCGAAGACGAGGCCGCCGCTCCGGCGCCCGAGCCGGTCGCCGTCGTCCCCGAGAAGAAGCCGGAATCCAAAAAGAAGGCCGCCGAGGCCGAGAAGAAGCCGGCGGTCGCCGAGACCGGCGGCAAGGGCGCCGACGTCGTTTCGCTCGACGCCTTCCGCAAGAAGTAG
- a CDS encoding TetR/AcrR family transcriptional regulator produces MKHGISPDTFPPRSHEAKRVSVVEAAASVFCREGYAGANIDLIAAEAGVSRQTVYNHHGDKEKLFVAVVRDLTERCNAGIFATIATFPDQPTDLEADLVAFAVRMNRNCICNRDGRFLRKLIQAEGERYPELFAEWREQGPGRTWSALAARFARLAFAGHLSIGDPDVAARQFLALVNAELQITFMLGGLPTEEEVLRSAANGVRTFLGAFARKKLPAGKQAALVHA; encoded by the coding sequence ATGAAACACGGCATTTCTCCTGACACTTTCCCGCCACGCAGCCACGAGGCCAAGCGGGTGTCGGTGGTGGAGGCTGCTGCTTCGGTTTTTTGTCGGGAAGGCTATGCCGGCGCCAATATCGACCTGATCGCGGCCGAGGCCGGCGTTTCACGCCAGACTGTCTACAACCATCACGGCGATAAGGAAAAGCTCTTCGTCGCCGTCGTGCGCGACCTGACGGAGCGCTGTAATGCCGGCATCTTCGCCACCATCGCCACCTTTCCCGACCAGCCTACGGACCTGGAAGCCGACCTGGTCGCCTTTGCGGTGCGCATGAACCGCAACTGCATCTGCAACCGCGACGGCCGTTTCCTGCGCAAGCTGATCCAGGCCGAAGGCGAGCGCTATCCGGAATTGTTTGCCGAATGGCGCGAACAAGGCCCGGGCCGCACTTGGTCGGCGCTTGCCGCGCGCTTCGCCCGGCTTGCCTTCGCCGGTCACCTGTCGATCGGCGACCCCGACGTCGCGGCGCGTCAGTTCCTCGCCCTCGTCAACGCCGAGCTTCAGATCACTTTCATGCTGGGCGGCTTACCAACCGAGGAAGAGGTGCTGCGCTCCGCCGCCAACGGTGTGCGGACCTTTCTCGGCGCCTTCGCCAGGAAGAAATTGCCGGCCGGCAAACAGGCGGCGCTCGTTCACGCCTGA
- a CDS encoding multidrug effflux MFS transporter, translating to MSPKFLRIAVVLGLLSAIGPFAIDMYLPALPSIGQDLHAGTAAVQMSLLIFFLSMGFGQIVVGPISDMVGRKAPLYAGLALFMVGGVGSAMAPTIEWLIAFRFLQGLGASAGMAVPRAIVRDLHTGNEAAKLMSLLMLVFSVSPILAPLTGSQIIESFGWRAVFWTVTGAAALATILLATSLKETRPVEERAGSSFGTALAGYRYLMGDRNFLGLVAIAGFGIASFFVYLSSSSFILIDHYGLSPSVYSVFFSINAVAFIGMSQLTGMLADRFGLKRVVWVAVTGYATVMVALFAIMASGVDRLDVMAALLFVGYGFLGLVIPTTSVLAMEEHGEIAGTASALMGTLHFAIGALAMGVAGIFFDGTPLPMVAGITLCAVISFTLAKLTLGREREAVEAPAE from the coding sequence ATGAGTCCAAAATTCCTCCGCATCGCGGTCGTGCTCGGCTTGTTGTCCGCGATCGGCCCGTTTGCGATCGATATGTATCTCCCCGCGCTGCCTTCGATCGGCCAGGATCTGCATGCCGGCACAGCCGCCGTGCAGATGAGCCTTCTGATCTTCTTCCTGTCAATGGGCTTCGGGCAGATCGTCGTCGGACCGATCTCCGACATGGTCGGCCGCAAGGCTCCGCTTTATGCCGGCCTTGCGCTGTTCATGGTCGGCGGCGTCGGCTCGGCGATGGCGCCGACCATCGAGTGGCTGATCGCCTTCCGCTTCCTTCAGGGTCTTGGCGCCAGCGCCGGCATGGCGGTGCCGCGCGCCATCGTGCGCGACCTACACACCGGCAACGAGGCCGCCAAGCTGATGTCGCTTCTGATGCTGGTGTTCTCGGTGTCGCCGATCCTGGCGCCGCTGACCGGCAGCCAGATCATCGAGAGTTTCGGCTGGCGCGCCGTGTTCTGGACGGTGACGGGTGCCGCTGCTTTGGCCACCATCCTGCTTGCCACCTCGCTCAAGGAGACGCGGCCGGTCGAAGAGCGCGCCGGCTCGTCCTTCGGCACGGCGCTTGCCGGCTACCGCTACCTGATGGGCGACCGCAACTTCCTCGGCCTTGTGGCGATCGCGGGCTTCGGCATTGCGAGCTTCTTCGTCTATCTGTCGAGCTCGTCCTTCATCCTGATCGACCATTACGGCCTGTCGCCGTCGGTATACAGCGTGTTCTTCTCGATCAACGCGGTGGCCTTCATCGGCATGTCGCAACTGACCGGGATGTTGGCCGACCGTTTTGGTTTGAAGCGTGTCGTCTGGGTGGCGGTCACCGGCTATGCCACGGTCATGGTGGCGCTGTTCGCCATCATGGCCTCGGGTGTCGACCGGCTCGACGTGATGGCCGCGCTGCTCTTCGTCGGCTACGGCTTCCTTGGCCTTGTCATCCCGACAACCTCGGTGCTGGCGATGGAAGAGCATGGCGAGATCGCCGGCACGGCCTCGGCGCTGATGGGCACGCTGCATTTCGCCATCGGCGCGCTGGCGATGGGCGTCGCCGGCATCTTCTTCGACGGCACGCCGTTGCCGATGGTGGCCGGCATCACGCTCTGCGCGGTGATTTCCTTCACGCTGGCCAAGCTGACGCTCGGCCGCGAGCGCGAAGCGGTCGAGGCGCCGGCGGAGTAA
- a CDS encoding AAA family ATPase yields MRNDCDRFFVLTGGPGSGKTTLIEALRAQGFATAPEAGRGIIRDQMAIGGPALPWQDRALFAELMLSWELRSWHAAHAEPPGPIFFDRGAPDSIGYLKLCGLPVPDHLTSAARKFRYARRVFVAPPWPEIFTQDEERKQTLDEAGRTFRSVTGVYVEFGYELVPLPLAPVEERLRFVIDQAGLQQT; encoded by the coding sequence ATGCGAAACGATTGCGATCGATTCTTCGTGCTGACCGGCGGACCAGGTTCCGGCAAGACCACCTTGATCGAAGCACTGCGGGCCCAGGGCTTCGCGACGGCGCCTGAGGCCGGGCGCGGCATCATCCGCGACCAGATGGCCATCGGCGGCCCTGCCCTTCCCTGGCAGGATCGCGCGCTCTTTGCCGAGCTGATGCTGTCGTGGGAGCTGCGCTCCTGGCACGCCGCGCATGCCGAACCACCGGGCCCGATCTTCTTCGATCGCGGCGCGCCCGACTCGATCGGCTATCTCAAGCTCTGCGGCCTGCCGGTACCGGACCACCTCACAAGCGCTGCGAGGAAATTCCGCTACGCGCGCCGCGTCTTCGTCGCGCCACCCTGGCCGGAGATCTTCACCCAGGACGAGGAGCGCAAGCAGACGCTCGACGAGGCCGGGCGCACATTCCGCTCGGTGACCGGCGTCTATGTGGAGTTCGGTTACGAACTGGTGCCGTTGCCTCTCGCTCCGGTCGAGGAACGGTTGCGCTTCGTCATCGATCAGGCCGGCTTGCAACAGACATGA
- a CDS encoding DUF2853 family protein, producing the protein MADYLADVKKYDAGASADAVDKIVKHLGIALRNRDSSLVSCTDPKELDRVRENWIGKKLGIADAAKANASIEKTCKAMHADNTKSRVTFYYLVAKDLGKLGSL; encoded by the coding sequence ATGGCCGACTATCTTGCGGATGTGAAGAAATACGATGCCGGCGCCAGCGCCGACGCGGTCGATAAGATCGTCAAGCATCTGGGCATTGCGCTCAGGAACCGCGACTCCTCGCTGGTGTCCTGCACCGACCCGAAGGAGCTCGACCGCGTGCGGGAGAACTGGATCGGCAAGAAGCTCGGCATCGCGGATGCCGCAAAGGCGAATGCGTCGATCGAGAAGACCTGCAAGGCGATGCATGCCGACAACACTAAGAGCCGCGTGACCTTCTACTATCTGGTTGCCAAGGACCTCGGCAAACTCGGATCTCTGTAA
- a CDS encoding thymidylate synthase, translating to MRQYLDLLKHVLENGADRGDRTGTGTRSVFGYQMRFDLSRGFPVTTTKKLHLKSIIHELLWFLAGDTNIKYLNDHGVTIWDEWADENGDLGPVYGKQWRSWPDGHGGAIDQIAGLLKEIRRNPNSRRLIVSAWNPAEVEAMALPPCHCLFQFYVSEGRLSCQLYQRSADIFLGVPFNIASYALLTMMVAQVTGLKPGDFVHTLGDAHLYSNHFEQAQEQMLRTPKALPTMWINPEVKDLFAFRFEDFRLENYFADASIKAPIAV from the coding sequence ATGCGCCAATATCTCGACCTGTTGAAGCATGTGCTGGAAAACGGCGCCGACCGCGGCGACCGCACCGGAACAGGCACGCGCTCGGTGTTCGGCTACCAGATGCGCTTCGACCTGTCGCGCGGTTTCCCGGTCACCACCACCAAGAAGCTGCATCTGAAATCGATTATCCACGAACTTCTCTGGTTCCTGGCCGGCGACACCAACATCAAATATCTCAACGACCATGGCGTGACCATCTGGGACGAATGGGCCGACGAGAATGGCGATCTCGGCCCGGTCTACGGCAAGCAATGGCGCTCATGGCCGGACGGTCACGGCGGCGCGATCGACCAGATCGCGGGCCTTTTGAAGGAGATACGCAGGAATCCTAACTCGCGCCGGCTGATCGTCTCGGCCTGGAATCCGGCCGAAGTCGAGGCGATGGCGTTGCCGCCCTGCCACTGCCTGTTCCAGTTCTATGTCTCGGAGGGCAGGCTCTCGTGCCAGCTTTACCAACGCTCGGCCGATATCTTCCTCGGCGTGCCATTCAACATCGCTTCCTATGCCTTGCTCACCATGATGGTGGCGCAGGTGACCGGGCTGAAGCCCGGCGATTTCGTCCACACACTGGGCGACGCGCATCTTTATTCGAACCATTTCGAGCAGGCGCAGGAGCAGATGCTGCGCACGCCCAAAGCCTTACCAACGATGTGGATCAATCCGGAGGTGAAAGACCTCTTCGCCTTCCGCTTCGAGGATTTCCGGCTTGAGAATTATTTCGCGGATGCGAGCATCAAGGCGCCGATCGCGGTATGA
- a CDS encoding TOBE domain-containing protein, whose protein sequence is MKISARNILNGKVTEIVKGATTSHVRIDIGGGVIVTASITNEAVADLALEKGKQAYAVIKASDVIVGID, encoded by the coding sequence ATGAAGATCAGCGCCCGCAACATCCTCAACGGTAAGGTCACCGAGATCGTCAAGGGAGCCACCACCTCGCATGTCAGGATCGACATCGGCGGCGGCGTCATCGTCACCGCCTCGATCACCAACGAAGCGGTCGCCGACCTCGCGCTCGAAAAAGGCAAGCAGGCCTATGCGGTGATCAAGGCCTCGGATGTCATAGTCGGCATCGACTGA
- the modA gene encoding molybdate ABC transporter substrate-binding protein: MTGKGFGLKAAAIGGLATMLMAAVPAAHADDKVIVFAAASLKDALDAVNKACEPEVGEAATISYAASSALAKQIEGGAPADVFVSADLDWMKYLSDKKLTKPDTEVKLLGNQIVLVAPKDSTVETKVEKGFDLAKLIGDGKLAMGDFKAVPAGKYGKAALESLGVWSSVEGKVAQAENVRAALKLVSTGEAALGIVYATDAHAEKGVKVVGTFPEDSHPPIVYPIAQTADSKEKDTAAFLKCVESAKAAELFKEQGFTVLAPSN, from the coding sequence ATGACGGGCAAGGGTTTTGGGTTGAAGGCGGCAGCTATTGGCGGCCTGGCGACAATGCTGATGGCGGCGGTACCGGCGGCCCATGCCGACGACAAGGTGATCGTATTTGCCGCGGCGAGCCTCAAGGACGCGCTCGACGCGGTCAACAAGGCCTGCGAGCCGGAAGTCGGCGAAGCCGCTACCATTTCCTATGCGGCGAGCTCGGCCCTGGCCAAGCAGATCGAAGGCGGCGCGCCGGCCGACGTTTTCGTCTCGGCCGACCTCGACTGGATGAAGTATCTCTCCGACAAGAAGCTGACCAAGCCGGATACCGAAGTGAAGCTGCTCGGCAACCAGATCGTGCTGGTGGCGCCGAAGGATTCCACGGTCGAGACCAAGGTCGAGAAGGGCTTCGACCTCGCCAAGCTGATCGGCGACGGCAAGCTTGCCATGGGCGATTTCAAAGCCGTGCCGGCCGGCAAATACGGCAAGGCGGCGCTGGAATCGCTGGGCGTCTGGTCGTCGGTCGAAGGCAAGGTCGCGCAGGCCGAGAATGTGCGCGCCGCGCTAAAGCTGGTGTCGACGGGCGAGGCGGCGCTGGGCATCGTCTATGCCACCGACGCGCATGCCGAAAAGGGCGTCAAGGTCGTCGGCACCTTCCCGGAAGATTCGCATCCGCCGATCGTCTACCCGATTGCCCAGACCGCGGATTCGAAGGAGAAGGATACGGCTGCCTTCCTGAAATGCGTCGAGTCGGCCAAGGCCGCCGAGCTCTTCAAGGAGCAGGGTTTTACGGTGCTCGCGCCGAGCAACTGA
- the modB gene encoding molybdate ABC transporter permease subunit, whose translation MNWLLDLTPDEWNAVRLSIKVATVAMLASLPPGILLALLLARGRFWGKTLLNGLVHLPLILPPVVTGYLLLLTFGRRGPAGAFLAEHFGIVFSFRWTGAALACGVMGFPLMVRAIRLSIEAVDRRIEAAAGTLGADPLWVFATITLPLILPGVIAGAVLSFAKAMGEFGATITFVSNIPNETQTLPSAIYTFTQVPGGDEGALRLTLISIVISMVALVASEVLARRVGRRMDIE comes from the coding sequence ATGAATTGGCTGCTGGACCTCACTCCCGACGAATGGAATGCGGTCCGGCTGTCGATCAAGGTGGCCACGGTGGCGATGCTCGCCAGCCTGCCGCCCGGCATCCTGCTCGCGCTCCTGCTCGCGCGGGGGCGTTTCTGGGGCAAGACCCTGCTCAACGGGCTGGTGCATCTGCCGCTGATCCTGCCGCCGGTGGTGACCGGCTATCTGCTCTTGCTCACCTTCGGCCGGCGTGGCCCGGCCGGCGCCTTCCTTGCCGAGCATTTCGGCATCGTCTTCTCGTTCCGCTGGACGGGCGCGGCATTGGCCTGCGGGGTGATGGGCTTTCCGCTGATGGTGCGGGCCATCCGGCTCTCGATCGAGGCTGTCGACCGCAGAATCGAGGCGGCGGCCGGCACGCTCGGCGCCGATCCGCTCTGGGTGTTCGCCACCATCACGCTGCCGCTGATCCTGCCCGGCGTGATCGCAGGCGCGGTCCTTTCCTTCGCCAAGGCGATGGGCGAATTCGGCGCCACCATCACCTTCGTCTCCAACATCCCCAACGAAACGCAGACGCTGCCCTCGGCGATCTACACCTTCACACAGGTGCCGGGCGGCGATGAAGGGGCGCTCAGGCTGACGCTGATCTCGATCGTCATCTCGATGGTCGCGCTGGTCGCTTCGGAAGTGTTGGCGCGGCGGGTCGGCCGGCGAATGGACATCGAATGA
- the modC gene encoding molybdenum ABC transporter ATP-binding protein gives MTLSVDIQHRLADFAVEARFESAGRLTALFGPSGSGKSTLINLIAGLIRPDKGRISVDGKVLVDTAARIFVPMHKRRIGMVFQDARLFPHMSVAGNLRYGRWFTPASERYARMDAVVDLLGIGHLLDRRPAKLSGGERQRIAIGRALLASPKMLLMDEPLASLDEARKAEILPYIERLRDETKIPIVYVSHSVAEVARLASDVMVLSQGKVAAAGPTEAIMRRLDLLPAEERGEGGAVLDTKVLRHDDAFGMTVLASQAGEIRVPKLARPAGASVRIRVRARDVMVAIEKPAGLSALNILEGTIVSMKPGEGPEVEIGIDCHGAVVIARITEQSRQALGLKLGRQVFAVIKTVSFDRANTGAGLPAEADV, from the coding sequence ATGACGCTCTCCGTCGATATCCAGCATCGGCTCGCCGATTTCGCCGTGGAGGCGCGTTTCGAGAGCGCCGGCCGGCTGACGGCGCTGTTCGGGCCGTCCGGTTCGGGCAAGTCGACGCTGATCAATCTGATTGCGGGTCTGATCCGTCCGGACAAAGGCCGTATCTCGGTCGACGGCAAGGTGCTGGTCGACACCGCCGCGCGCATCTTCGTGCCGATGCACAAGCGGCGGATCGGCATGGTGTTCCAGGATGCGCGGCTGTTCCCGCATATGAGCGTCGCCGGCAATCTGCGCTACGGCCGCTGGTTCACGCCGGCTTCCGAGCGCTACGCCAGGATGGACGCGGTGGTCGACCTGCTCGGCATCGGTCACCTGCTCGACCGGCGGCCGGCGAAACTGTCGGGCGGCGAAAGGCAGCGGATCGCGATCGGCCGCGCGCTGCTTGCCAGCCCGAAAATGCTTCTGATGGACGAACCGCTCGCCTCGCTCGACGAGGCGCGCAAGGCCGAGATCCTCCCCTATATCGAGCGGTTGCGCGACGAGACGAAGATCCCGATCGTCTATGTCAGCCATTCCGTCGCCGAGGTGGCGCGGCTGGCGAGCGACGTCATGGTGCTTTCGCAGGGCAAGGTTGCGGCCGCGGGCCCGACAGAGGCGATCATGCGGCGGCTCGACCTGTTGCCGGCGGAGGAACGCGGCGAGGGCGGAGCGGTGCTCGACACCAAGGTCTTGCGCCACGACGACGCTTTCGGCATGACGGTGCTTGCCTCGCAGGCCGGCGAGATCCGCGTGCCGAAACTGGCGCGGCCGGCCGGTGCTTCGGTTCGCATACGCGTCCGCGCCCGCGACGTGATGGTCGCCATCGAGAAACCTGCCGGACTCAGCGCGCTCAATATCCTGGAGGGAACAATCGTCAGCATGAAGCCCGGCGAGGGACCCGAGGTCGAAATCGGCATCGATTGCCACGGCGCGGTTGTGATCGCGCGGATCACGGAACAATCGCGGCAGGCGCTTGGTCTCAAGCTGGGAAGGCAGGTCTTTGCGGTCATCAAGACGGTGAGCTTCGATCGCGCAAACACCGGTGCCGGCCTGCCGGCCGAAGCCGACGTTTGA
- a CDS encoding winged helix-turn-helix domain-containing protein: MPSLSLRINLDPDGRIGPGKIELLEQIAAFGSISAAARGMEMSYKHAWDLVEDMNRVFGKPLVAAQTGGRKGGGAQLTSVGLAVVSRFRAIERAASSAAAVHMQALQAEIDAG; encoded by the coding sequence ATGCCGTCGCTCAGCCTGCGGATAAATCTCGACCCCGACGGCCGGATCGGCCCGGGCAAGATCGAACTTCTGGAGCAGATCGCCGCCTTCGGCTCGATCTCGGCCGCGGCGCGCGGCATGGAGATGTCCTACAAGCATGCCTGGGATCTAGTCGAAGACATGAACCGCGTGTTCGGCAAGCCGCTGGTCGCGGCGCAGACCGGCGGCCGCAAAGGCGGCGGCGCGCAGCTGACATCGGTGGGTTTGGCGGTCGTCAGCCGGTTTCGCGCCATAGAGCGAGCCGCTTCATCGGCCGCCGCAGTCCATATGCAGGCCCTGCAGGCGGAGATCGATGCGGGATAA
- the cobF gene encoding precorrin-6A synthase (deacetylating) gives MRKLLVIGIGAGNPDHMTVQAINGLNRADVLFIPDKGTKKNDLADLRRQICDCFVTNPKSRRVEFDVPVRAEPTSSYRATVDDWHEAIAEIYEALIRDELADDGCGAFLIWGDPSLYDSALRILERVRLRGNVGFELEVIPGITAIQALAAAHATALNRIGDSILVTTGRRLTEEGLAANAGSTVVMLDGKCAFNTLADQDVLIQWGAYLGTPDEIVISGRLGDVSAEIERVREQARRKKGWIMDTYLLRKPGD, from the coding sequence ATGCGCAAGCTTCTCGTCATCGGCATCGGCGCCGGCAATCCCGACCACATGACTGTACAGGCCATCAACGGCCTGAACCGCGCCGACGTGCTGTTCATTCCCGACAAGGGAACGAAGAAGAACGATCTTGCCGATTTGCGCCGCCAGATATGCGACTGCTTCGTCACCAATCCGAAATCGCGCCGCGTCGAGTTCGATGTGCCGGTTCGGGCCGAGCCGACATCGTCTTACCGGGCAACCGTCGACGACTGGCACGAGGCGATCGCCGAGATCTATGAGGCCTTGATCCGCGACGAGCTTGCCGACGACGGTTGCGGCGCGTTCCTCATCTGGGGCGATCCGTCGCTCTATGACAGCGCGCTGCGTATCCTCGAACGCGTTCGCCTCAGGGGCAATGTCGGTTTCGAGCTCGAAGTCATCCCCGGCATCACCGCGATCCAGGCGCTGGCCGCCGCCCACGCGACCGCGCTCAATCGCATCGGCGATTCGATTCTTGTCACCACCGGCCGGCGGCTGACCGAGGAAGGCCTGGCCGCCAATGCCGGCTCGACCGTGGTCATGCTCGACGGCAAATGCGCCTTCAACACGTTGGCGGACCAGGACGTCCTCATCCAGTGGGGCGCCTACCTCGGCACACCGGATGAGATCGTCATTTCCGGCCGGCTGGGCGATGTCAGCGCCGAAATCGAAAGGGTTCGCGAGCAAGCCCGGCGAAAGAAGGGCTGGATCATGGACACCTATCTGCTGAGGAAGCCAGGAGATTAG
- a CDS encoding DUF4424 domain-containing protein, giving the protein MLRTVLTAALAIMAAPAFANDSVAELGTGGLILSRSDAVAMQSEDLFISPEKVAVDYVFRNNTDKDVSSIVAFPMPDIEGDPNEMPAIPEAQSDNFLGFEVTIDGVDAKPQLEQRAFALGIDITADLKAQNVPLYPFGDAAKAALAKLPKDVAEDWENRGIVIEDTADDGSGMKTAYAPFWQLRSTYWWRSTFPANKEVHVSHRYKPSVGGTSSVSFFSDGQFQGQYAAYKTRYCMDGAFENAVRKAAKANPDGYPKYYESRIAYILTTGGNWASGNIGNFNLTIDKGDVKNLVSFCGDNVKKVGPTTFEITAKDFYPERDIDILLLEPSDNGGNGG; this is encoded by the coding sequence ATGTTACGCACCGTACTGACCGCAGCGCTGGCAATCATGGCCGCTCCGGCCTTCGCCAATGATTCCGTCGCCGAGCTCGGCACCGGCGGCCTGATCCTGTCGCGCAGCGACGCCGTCGCCATGCAGAGCGAGGATCTTTTCATCTCGCCGGAGAAGGTGGCGGTCGACTATGTGTTCCGCAACAACACCGACAAGGATGTCAGCTCCATCGTCGCGTTCCCGATGCCCGACATCGAGGGCGATCCGAACGAGATGCCGGCGATCCCGGAAGCACAGAGCGACAATTTCCTCGGCTTCGAGGTGACGATCGACGGCGTCGACGCGAAGCCGCAGCTCGAGCAAAGGGCGTTTGCGCTCGGCATCGACATCACCGCGGACCTCAAGGCGCAGAACGTACCGCTCTATCCGTTCGGCGACGCCGCCAAGGCGGCGCTGGCGAAGCTGCCCAAGGATGTCGCCGAGGATTGGGAAAACCGTGGCATCGTCATCGAGGATACCGCCGATGACGGCTCGGGCATGAAAACCGCCTATGCGCCGTTCTGGCAATTGCGCTCGACCTATTGGTGGCGCTCGACCTTCCCGGCCAACAAGGAAGTCCATGTTTCGCATCGCTATAAGCCCAGCGTGGGCGGCACTTCCTCGGTCAGTTTCTTCTCCGACGGCCAGTTCCAGGGCCAGTATGCGGCCTACAAGACCCGCTATTGCATGGACGGCGCATTCGAGAATGCGGTGCGCAAGGCGGCCAAGGCAAATCCGGATGGTTATCCGAAATATTACGAGAGCCGGATCGCCTACATCCTGACCACGGGGGGTAATTGGGCCTCCGGCAATATCGGCAATTTCAACCTGACGATCGACAAGGGCGACGTCAAAAACCTTGTCTCCTTCTGCGGCGACAATGTCAAAAAGGTTGGACCGACGACTTTCGAGATCACCGCAAAGGATTTCTATCCCGAGCGCGACATCGACATCCTGCTGCTGGAGCCGTCGGATAATGGCGGGAATGGCGGCTGA
- a CDS encoding dihydrofolate reductase yields MDIAIYVAIAENGVIGREGGLPWRLSTDLKRFKADTMGKPIIMGRKTYEGIGRPLPGRLNIVVTRDKTWRAEGIEVAHSLDDAIALARVRGRCMAGAQEICVVGGGEIYAQALPLADRLHVTHVLASVDGDAHFPPIDPNVWQVVSAEDFPAGEKDSHATRYTVYERRRDDR; encoded by the coding sequence ATGGACATCGCGATCTATGTCGCCATCGCCGAAAACGGCGTGATCGGACGCGAAGGCGGCCTGCCGTGGCGGCTTTCCACCGATCTCAAGCGGTTCAAGGCCGACACGATGGGCAAGCCGATCATCATGGGCCGCAAGACCTATGAAGGCATCGGCCGGCCGCTGCCCGGCCGTCTCAACATCGTGGTGACGCGCGACAAAACCTGGCGGGCCGAGGGCATCGAGGTGGCCCACTCGCTGGATGACGCGATCGCGCTGGCCAGGGTGCGCGGCCGCTGCATGGCGGGCGCGCAGGAGATCTGCGTGGTCGGTGGCGGCGAGATTTACGCCCAGGCTTTGCCGCTCGCCGACCGGCTGCATGTGACGCATGTGCTGGCCAGCGTCGATGGCGACGCGCATTTCCCGCCTATCGACCCAAATGTCTGGCAAGTCGTCAGCGCCGAGGACTTTCCCGCCGGCGAGAAGGACAGCCACGCCACGCGTTACACGGTTTACGAGCGCCGACGCGACGATCGTTGA